A window of Thermococcus aggregans contains these coding sequences:
- a CDS encoding PIN domain-containing protein gives MHAVIDTSVLIYDTFSDSEFHEKARSLLDSLDRWYVPPIVLQEYVWFFKNQGFSVKEARIMLSEYTSDPRFRGLVEDYKVILRALEVLEREKLALSRFNDVVILVHAMEKNYLATFDQRLRRLATKLKVEVLPEEI, from the coding sequence ATGCATGCAGTGATAGACACAAGCGTTTTAATCTATGATACGTTTAGCGACTCCGAATTTCATGAAAAGGCTAGAAGCCTCTTGGATTCTCTTGATAGGTGGTATGTTCCACCCATAGTGCTCCAAGAGTATGTATGGTTCTTTAAAAATCAGGGATTTTCAGTTAAAGAAGCCAGGATAATGCTCTCTGAGTACACTTCCGATCCGAGGTTTAGGGGACTTGTGGAAGATTATAAGGTAATTCTCCGTGCTCTTGAAGTGCTTGAGAGGGAAAAGCTCGCCCTATCTCGCTTCAACGACGTAGTAATCCTTGTCCACGCAATGGAGAAAAACTACCTCGCGACTTTTGATCAGAGGCTCAGAAGGCTTGCGACAAAGCTAAAGGTGGAAGTTCTTCCGGAGGAAATTTAA
- a CDS encoding EVE domain-containing protein, producing the protein MKYWLCITNRDNWEVIKEKNIWGVPKRHKNTIAKVKPGDKLLIYVKQERKDKQILEPKIVGIFEVVSEPYEDSKRIFKSPPHLNETYPLRVKIKPVKLGEIDFKPLIPKLKFITNKKKWSGHLMGKAMREIPEEDYKLIESLL; encoded by the coding sequence ATGAAATACTGGCTTTGCATTACAAATCGTGACAATTGGGAGGTTATTAAAGAGAAGAACATCTGGGGCGTGCCGAAGAGGCATAAGAACACCATCGCCAAAGTTAAGCCCGGTGATAAGCTCCTCATCTACGTGAAACAAGAGCGCAAAGACAAGCAAATTCTTGAGCCGAAGATCGTTGGAATTTTTGAGGTTGTTAGCGAGCCTTATGAGGACTCAAAGAGGATTTTCAAAAGCCCACCGCATTTAAACGAAACTTATCCCTTGAGGGTCAAAATAAAGCCCGTGAAACTCGGCGAAATTGATTTCAAACCGCTCATTCCAAAGCTGAAGTTCATCACTAACAAAAAGAAGTGGAGCGGCCACTTGATGGGCAAAGCAATGAGAGAAATCCCAGAGGAGGATTACAAACTAATCGAGAGCCTGCTCTGA
- a CDS encoding AbrB/MazE/SpoVT family DNA-binding domain-containing protein, protein MPITKVTRNYQITIPAEIRKALGIKEGELLEVELENGKIVIKRLKKERKTLKLNKKLSPEEIEKVIEEGMEECMQ, encoded by the coding sequence ATGCCGATCACAAAAGTTACCCGGAACTATCAGATAACCATACCAGCAGAGATTAGAAAAGCCCTTGGGATAAAGGAAGGCGAGCTGCTTGAGGTTGAACTGGAAAACGGAAAAATTGTTATAAAGCGGCTCAAAAAAGAAAGGAAGACGCTTAAACTTAACAAAAAACTAAGCCCTGAGGAAATTGAGAAAGTCATAGAAGAGGGGATGGAGGAATGCATGCAGTGA